From the Magnetovibrio sp. PR-2 genome, one window contains:
- a CDS encoding exonuclease domain-containing protein yields MLSVLKGSSLRRRLLSHKAAGTPMEAFYNASWPKRATPLEHLEFIAVDLETTGLSPNQHEIVSIGWCVIRGMTILYGDRGHVLCKPEKEVSEESAVIHTLTDDMLADAPPLCESLEAFLPHAAGRVLIAHHCKIETGFLDKACKKCFGLPFEMPTIDTMGLEIRTLMRRNEAVEPGMLRLDALRSRYNLPRYKSHNAMIDAIAAGELFLAQAAHRSGKDGKIELRDVCV; encoded by the coding sequence ATGCTGAGCGTTTTGAAAGGTTCATCGCTGAGACGTCGCTTGCTGTCGCACAAGGCCGCCGGCACGCCGATGGAAGCGTTTTACAACGCCTCTTGGCCCAAGCGCGCCACGCCACTGGAACATCTGGAGTTCATTGCGGTCGATTTGGAAACCACGGGCCTTTCGCCCAACCAACACGAAATTGTGTCCATTGGCTGGTGCGTCATTCGGGGCATGACAATCTTGTATGGCGATCGCGGCCATGTGTTGTGCAAGCCGGAAAAAGAAGTCTCCGAAGAATCTGCCGTTATCCATACCCTGACCGACGACATGCTCGCGGATGCTCCGCCACTTTGCGAAAGCCTCGAAGCCTTTTTGCCGCACGCCGCCGGACGGGTGTTGATTGCACATCACTGTAAAATCGAAACCGGGTTCTTGGACAAGGCCTGTAAAAAGTGCTTTGGTCTACCCTTTGAGATGCCGACCATTGACACCATGGGGCTGGAAATCCGCACCCTGATGCGCCGCAACGAAGCCGTCGAACCCGGCATGCTGCGCCTGGACGCCTTGCGGTCACGCTATAACCTACCCCGCTACAAATCTCACAACGCTATGATCGACGCCATTGCGGCAGGTGAGCTGTTTTTGGCCCAAGCTGCACATCGCAGCGGTAAAGACGGAAAGATTGAGCTTCGCGACGTCTGCGTGTAA
- a CDS encoding sodium:solute symporter family protein, with amino-acid sequence MELQTLTYIVVGITFTLYIGIAIWARAGSTGEFYAAGRGIHPVANGMATAADWMSAASFISMAGLIAFKGYDASIFLMGWTGGYVLLAMLLAPYLRKFGKFTVPEFIGDRFYSQTARTVAVICLIVASLTYVIGQMKGIGVAFSRFLELDYETGLFSGMAIVFFYAVLGGMKGITYTQIAQYCVLILAYTIPAIFISLQLTGVPLPQIGMFSELSGEGVTLLGKLDMILTDLGFNEYTAQKTNTLNMTLYTLSLMIGTAGLPHVIVRFFTVPKVRDARMSAGWALVFIAILYTTAPAVGSMAFYNLSNTVQTGEVGVQANNLKYDERPQWFKNWETTGLLKFEDKNGDGRIQYYNAKSDTFATKAAANGWAVNGSELKVDRDIMVLANPEIAQLPNWVIALVAAGGLAAALSTAAGLLMAISSAVSHDIIKSMVNPDISEKNELLAARISMAGAIAVAGYFGLHPPGFAAQVVALAFGLAASSIFPALMMGIFSKKMNNSGAIAGMISGLGITLLYIFTYKGWFFIPGTNMLDNTTANHFLGISPEAFGAVGAMVNFAVAFVVSKMTAEPPEHIQHLVEDVRVPSGAGEATGH; translated from the coding sequence TCTACATCGGTATTGCTATTTGGGCTCGCGCTGGTTCGACCGGCGAGTTCTATGCTGCTGGCCGCGGCATTCACCCTGTTGCCAACGGTATGGCAACGGCTGCTGACTGGATGTCTGCTGCATCCTTTATCTCCATGGCCGGCCTTATCGCTTTTAAAGGTTACGACGCCTCCATCTTCTTGATGGGTTGGACCGGTGGCTACGTGCTGCTGGCGATGCTGTTGGCACCGTACCTGCGCAAATTCGGCAAATTCACGGTTCCGGAATTCATCGGTGACCGTTTTTACAGCCAAACCGCTCGTACTGTTGCTGTGATCTGCTTGATCGTTGCTTCGCTGACCTACGTTATCGGTCAGATGAAAGGCATCGGCGTTGCGTTCTCCCGCTTCTTGGAGCTGGATTACGAAACAGGTCTGTTCTCCGGTATGGCCATCGTGTTCTTCTACGCTGTCTTGGGCGGCATGAAGGGCATCACGTACACCCAGATCGCGCAGTACTGCGTTTTGATCTTGGCTTACACCATCCCGGCGATCTTCATCTCGCTTCAGTTGACCGGCGTTCCGCTGCCGCAAATCGGCATGTTCTCCGAACTGTCCGGCGAAGGCGTAACCTTGCTGGGTAAACTGGACATGATCCTGACGGACTTGGGCTTCAACGAATATACAGCGCAGAAAACCAATACGCTGAATATGACGCTCTACACGTTGTCTCTGATGATCGGTACCGCTGGTTTGCCGCACGTGATCGTGCGCTTCTTCACGGTTCCGAAAGTTCGTGACGCACGTATGTCTGCGGGTTGGGCACTGGTGTTTATCGCCATCTTGTACACCACGGCTCCGGCTGTTGGTTCCATGGCGTTCTACAACCTGTCCAACACGGTTCAAACGGGTGAAGTCGGCGTTCAAGCCAACAACCTGAAATATGACGAACGTCCGCAATGGTTCAAGAACTGGGAGACCACCGGTCTTCTCAAGTTCGAAGACAAAAACGGTGACGGTCGCATTCAATACTACAACGCAAAATCCGACACCTTTGCGACCAAAGCAGCGGCGAACGGTTGGGCTGTTAACGGCTCTGAGTTGAAGGTTGACCGCGACATCATGGTTTTGGCGAACCCGGAAATCGCACAACTGCCGAACTGGGTGATCGCCTTGGTCGCAGCTGGTGGTTTGGCTGCGGCTCTGTCGACGGCTGCTGGTTTGTTGATGGCCATTTCTTCGGCGGTGTCGCACGACATCATCAAGAGCATGGTCAACCCCGACATCTCTGAGAAGAACGAACTGCTTGCTGCACGTATTTCGATGGCCGGTGCCATCGCCGTCGCAGGCTACTTCGGTCTGCACCCGCCGGGCTTTGCCGCTCAGGTGGTGGCATTGGCCTTCGGCCTGGCCGCATCCTCGATCTTCCCGGCTCTGATGATGGGTATCTTCTCCAAGAAGATGAACAACTCCGGCGCCATTGCAGGTATGATCTCGGGTCTGGGTATCACCCTGCTCTACATCTTCACCTACAAAGGCTGGTTCTTCATCCCGGGCACGAACATGCTCGACAACACCACGGCGAACCACTTCTTGGGCATTTCGCCTGAAGCGTTCGGTGCTGTTGGTGCGATGGTGAACTTCGCGGTTGCCTTCGTCGTTTCCAAAATGACGGCAGAACCGCCGGAGCACATCCAACACTTGGTCGAAGACGTTCGCGTCCCGTCGGGTGCTGGCGAAGCGACCGGCCACTAA
- a CDS encoding putative nucleotidyltransferase substrate binding domain-containing protein yields MDVELLEIRDFLIQHHPFDLLPEDAIEHILDKIESSYTRRDQSVLEIGAPCEHLYIVRTGSVETRTQEDEILARLSEGECFGVHAMLNPDRVVVNRAMALEDSLFYMLPADEFEYLRNHYKQFAYFFAPLGAERLRGANTHGSSTDDAQLGFISTKIGELLQRDPITIELDCDVRTAALVMRDMNVSSLLVCDDNGLAGIVTERDLRNRVVAEALPVDSPIEKIMTPNPITLDAKAMAFDAMMIMSKNNIRHLPIVKDGDNVVGVITNSSLVQHQSTSAVYMVGDIHKRDTFDGIAEVVGRVPQLLCSLVEAGATAHTVGHVISSIADAATTRLLKMGEDKFGPPPVPYLWCASGSQARFEQTCVGDQDNCMVISDDFDEDKHGGYFKMLANYVNEGLNAANYVYCPGDIMAKTDEWRQPVSVWKSYFTKWIEMPEPKALMLSSIFFDLRGIWGDISLIEPLQDIITEKAPKHRLFIGHMVGNALSHTPPLGFFKNFVLIHDGEHDDTFDMKHNGVVPIVDIARIVALEGKITTSNTFDRLETETQGKVLSPSGKRDLVDAYEFIATARLEHQVKQIRRGDAPDNFMKPEELSHFERNHLRDAFSVIKTIQSAMANAHGG; encoded by the coding sequence ATGGATGTTGAACTGCTCGAAATTCGCGATTTTCTGATCCAACACCACCCTTTCGACCTTCTGCCCGAAGACGCCATTGAACACATTTTGGATAAGATTGAATCGTCCTACACCCGGCGCGATCAATCGGTCCTGGAAATCGGTGCACCGTGCGAACACCTCTATATCGTGCGCACCGGATCGGTCGAAACCCGCACCCAGGAGGACGAAATCCTGGCACGCCTGAGCGAAGGCGAATGCTTTGGTGTGCACGCCATGCTCAACCCTGACCGTGTTGTCGTGAACCGCGCGATGGCCTTGGAAGACAGCCTGTTTTACATGCTGCCCGCCGATGAATTCGAGTACCTACGCAATCACTACAAACAGTTTGCTTACTTCTTTGCGCCGTTAGGGGCCGAGCGCCTGCGCGGTGCCAACACACATGGCAGCTCCACCGACGACGCCCAATTGGGCTTTATTTCGACCAAGATCGGCGAGCTGCTCCAACGCGACCCCATCACCATCGAACTGGATTGCGACGTGCGCACGGCCGCCCTGGTGATGCGTGACATGAACGTCTCCAGCCTTTTGGTCTGCGACGACAACGGCTTGGCCGGGATCGTGACCGAACGTGATTTGCGCAACCGTGTGGTCGCCGAAGCCCTGCCGGTCGATAGCCCCATCGAAAAAATCATGACGCCCAATCCCATCACACTGGATGCCAAAGCCATGGCGTTTGACGCGATGATGATTATGTCGAAAAACAACATCCGCCACCTGCCTATCGTCAAAGATGGCGACAATGTTGTCGGTGTGATCACCAATTCCAGTCTGGTACAGCACCAATCCACGTCCGCCGTTTACATGGTCGGCGACATTCACAAGCGCGACACCTTCGACGGTATTGCCGAAGTCGTGGGCCGTGTGCCACAACTGTTGTGTTCCTTGGTCGAAGCCGGAGCAACCGCACATACCGTGGGCCATGTCATCAGCTCAATCGCAGACGCAGCCACCACGCGCTTGTTGAAAATGGGCGAAGACAAATTCGGCCCGCCGCCGGTGCCATACCTGTGGTGTGCGTCCGGGTCTCAAGCACGCTTTGAACAAACCTGTGTGGGTGATCAAGACAACTGCATGGTCATCTCCGACGACTTTGACGAAGACAAGCACGGTGGGTATTTCAAGATGCTGGCCAATTACGTCAACGAAGGTCTCAACGCCGCAAACTATGTGTATTGCCCCGGCGACATCATGGCCAAAACCGACGAATGGCGTCAGCCTGTCTCGGTGTGGAAATCCTACTTCACCAAATGGATTGAAATGCCAGAGCCTAAAGCTTTGATGCTGTCGTCGATCTTTTTCGATCTGCGTGGAATTTGGGGGGACATAAGCTTAATCGAGCCCTTGCAAGACATCATAACTGAAAAGGCCCCAAAACACCGGTTGTTCATCGGCCACATGGTTGGCAACGCATTGAGCCACACGCCGCCGCTCGGCTTTTTCAAGAACTTTGTGCTGATCCACGACGGCGAGCACGATGACACGTTCGATATGAAACACAACGGCGTGGTGCCCATTGTCGACATCGCGCGCATCGTGGCATTGGAAGGTAAGATAACCACGTCGAACACCTTTGATCGTTTGGAAACCGAGACCCAGGGCAAGGTCCTCAGCCCTTCCGGTAAGCGCGATTTGGTGGATGCGTATGAATTCATTGCCACCGCGCGCCTAGAACACCAGGTCAAACAAATCCGCCGGGGCGATGCACCTGACAACTTTATGAAACCGGAAGAGCTGTCCCACTTCGAACGCAACCACTTGCGCGATGCCTTTTCCGTCATCAAGACCATCCAAAGTGCGATGGCCAACGCGCACGGGGGCTAA
- a CDS encoding cytochrome c oxidase assembly factor Coa1 family protein, protein MSSDNPVTRPKPLPDELRGWNWGAFLLNWVWGLAHNTWIALLMFVPGVNLVMPFVLGAKGNQWAWENNTWESVEDFKRHQRIWARVGVGAAIGIPAFFGLVFWGVISIINSSDAYQTAQDELRFHPALEKSLGHPVEPAGWLTLGNINIQNSTGWADLEFAVKGPRGSGDAALYLELSDDVWRIKEARVVTEYGEDIELVE, encoded by the coding sequence ATGTCCAGCGACAATCCTGTCACCCGTCCCAAGCCGTTGCCCGATGAGCTTCGCGGCTGGAACTGGGGTGCGTTTCTTCTCAACTGGGTTTGGGGTCTTGCGCACAACACCTGGATTGCGCTTTTGATGTTTGTACCCGGTGTGAATTTGGTCATGCCGTTTGTGCTGGGGGCCAAGGGCAATCAATGGGCGTGGGAAAACAACACGTGGGAAAGTGTCGAAGACTTCAAACGCCATCAACGCATTTGGGCGCGTGTTGGCGTGGGTGCGGCCATCGGTATTCCGGCGTTTTTTGGCTTGGTCTTTTGGGGCGTTATCTCAATCATCAATTCGTCCGACGCGTATCAAACCGCCCAAGACGAATTGCGGTTTCATCCAGCGTTGGAAAAGTCTTTGGGCCACCCGGTGGAACCCGCGGGCTGGCTGACCCTGGGCAACATCAACATCCAAAATTCGACGGGTTGGGCGGACCTTGAGTTTGCGGTGAAAGGCCCCCGCGGCAGTGGTGACGCTGCGCTCTATCTGGAGCTGTCAGACGATGTGTGGCGCATCAAAGAAGCCCGCGTAGTGACTGAATACGGTGAAGACATCGAGTTGGTGGAATAG
- a CDS encoding DUF805 domain-containing protein, giving the protein MFRNVKNFFLGTIAQAMSLAFSTSVWAQNQDGMNPTPQQLERMMSASGEEMETFALMLQMGFMVVFMIVLGAVLLMAKRDMRGWNQPIKWVWFSFQGRLNRKAYWLKGQVPMMLINFGVQIFLSLLSFVLVAGAGAGGAVLGGITALIVMLPFMIFSLWVGLAITAKRFHDLGSSAWWILGFFIPFYNLWLGIKLMFFRGTPGANDYGPDPIDEIDAFIEEMTGGGDVYEANDSDGDAVSQPKPREPEVPAEPQGFGARKFGFEPKEPEPGTPQEPAFEPEDLPGGDANLDIIKRRLGDDIMRPIKRKGGGGRPSES; this is encoded by the coding sequence ATGTTTCGCAATGTAAAGAACTTCTTTTTGGGAACGATCGCTCAGGCAATGAGCTTGGCGTTCTCTACCTCTGTTTGGGCGCAGAACCAAGACGGTATGAACCCGACGCCACAACAGCTTGAACGGATGATGTCTGCCAGCGGTGAAGAAATGGAAACCTTCGCCCTCATGCTGCAGATGGGCTTCATGGTGGTTTTCATGATCGTCCTGGGTGCGGTGTTGTTGATGGCCAAGCGCGACATGCGGGGCTGGAACCAGCCGATCAAGTGGGTGTGGTTTTCTTTTCAAGGACGATTAAACCGCAAAGCCTATTGGCTCAAAGGCCAAGTGCCGATGATGCTGATCAACTTCGGGGTGCAGATTTTTCTGAGCTTGCTGTCTTTTGTGTTGGTTGCGGGCGCAGGTGCAGGCGGCGCTGTGTTGGGTGGCATCACCGCGCTGATCGTCATGTTGCCATTTATGATTTTTTCGCTGTGGGTCGGGTTGGCGATTACGGCGAAGCGCTTTCACGATTTGGGATCGTCGGCGTGGTGGATTTTGGGCTTCTTCATTCCGTTCTACAACCTGTGGCTCGGCATCAAGCTTATGTTCTTTCGCGGCACGCCCGGCGCAAACGATTACGGCCCCGATCCCATTGATGAGATCGACGCCTTCATCGAAGAGATGACCGGCGGCGGCGATGTATATGAAGCTAATGACTCAGACGGCGATGCTGTTTCGCAACCCAAGCCCCGCGAACCCGAAGTCCCAGCGGAGCCCCAAGGTTTCGGCGCACGCAAGTTTGGCTTTGAGCCCAAAGAACCAGAACCTGGCACGCCTCAAGAGCCCGCATTCGAGCCGGAAGACTTACCCGGCGGTGACGCCAACCTCGACATCATCAAGCGCCGCTTAGGCGACGACATCATGCGTCCCATCAAACGCAAAGGCGGCGGTGGACGCCCTTCTGAGAGCTAA
- the recQ gene encoding DNA helicase RecQ, producing MPLQILKDVFGYDSFRPGQAEVVETLLAGEHALAVMPTGSGKSLCFQIPALLKGGLTIVVSPLVALMEDQVAALKLAGVAAETINSSRDRETNVVAWRKVAAGEVRLLYLAPERLMTDRMLAALDKLPISLIAIDEAHCLSRWGPSFRPEYEALQHLKDRFPGVPIAALTATADTATQQDIAGKLFDGMGRTFVSGFDRPNIQLNVSTRENANRQLLDIVGAHPGESGIVYCLSRAKTEKTAKFLLDNGVKALPYHAGMGPQDRARHQETFMMEPGIVIVATIAFGMGIDKPDVRFVCHTDMPGNVEAYYQEIGRAGRDGKPAVAHMLYGLDDLRMRRMFIEQEDSSVDHKRREHKRLDALISYCEAPSCRRQTLLAYFNDHCEPCGNCDMCLTPPEMIDGTQTVQALLQACVSTGQMYGQVHLIDIVRGSENEKIRSTRHDQLPVYATGADLSKKAWQSIVRQLVAAGHMKIDVTGHGGLSLTQSGQALLKGETTFDYRKDLLTKADKKTKKTKRAEPPADLTQDEALLLEHLKNLRTELALERNVPAYMIFADKSLEDMARKKPTDEDAFGDIHGVGAAKLKEFSAVFTQLIQEQS from the coding sequence ATGCCGCTTCAGATTCTCAAAGATGTGTTTGGTTACGACAGTTTCCGCCCCGGACAAGCCGAGGTGGTGGAGACCCTGTTGGCCGGTGAGCACGCCTTGGCCGTTATGCCGACAGGGTCCGGCAAATCGCTCTGCTTTCAAATCCCAGCCTTGCTCAAAGGCGGGCTCACCATCGTCGTTTCGCCCTTGGTGGCGTTGATGGAAGACCAAGTGGCGGCGCTCAAGCTGGCAGGCGTGGCGGCGGAGACCATCAATTCTTCGCGTGATCGCGAAACCAACGTGGTGGCGTGGCGCAAAGTGGCCGCAGGTGAGGTGCGGTTGCTATATCTCGCCCCGGAACGTTTGATGACGGATCGTATGTTGGCCGCCTTGGACAAGTTGCCCATCAGCCTCATCGCCATTGACGAAGCCCACTGTCTGTCGCGCTGGGGGCCGTCGTTTCGGCCTGAATATGAAGCGCTACAGCACCTCAAAGACCGCTTCCCCGGTGTGCCCATCGCTGCGCTCACCGCCACGGCGGACACGGCGACGCAACAAGACATTGCGGGCAAGCTGTTCGATGGGATGGGGCGCACGTTTGTGTCTGGCTTTGACCGGCCTAACATTCAGCTCAATGTCTCTACCCGCGAAAACGCCAATCGGCAGTTGTTGGACATCGTCGGTGCGCATCCGGGCGAAAGCGGCATTGTCTATTGCCTGTCCCGCGCTAAGACCGAAAAAACGGCAAAGTTCTTATTGGACAACGGCGTCAAGGCCCTGCCCTATCACGCGGGCATGGGGCCGCAAGACCGCGCGCGTCACCAAGAAACCTTTATGATGGAGCCCGGTATCGTCATCGTCGCCACCATCGCGTTCGGTATGGGCATCGACAAACCGGACGTGCGCTTTGTCTGTCACACTGACATGCCCGGCAATGTGGAAGCCTACTACCAAGAAATCGGCCGCGCAGGCCGCGACGGCAAACCAGCTGTGGCGCACATGCTCTATGGCCTAGACGATTTGCGCATGCGCCGCATGTTTATCGAACAAGAAGACAGCTCTGTTGACCACAAACGGCGCGAGCACAAACGCTTGGATGCGCTGATCTCGTATTGCGAAGCGCCGAGCTGTCGCCGCCAAACGCTGTTGGCGTATTTCAACGACCACTGCGAGCCCTGCGGCAATTGCGATATGTGCCTAACCCCGCCCGAAATGATTGACGGCACCCAAACCGTGCAAGCGCTGTTGCAAGCCTGTGTCAGTACGGGCCAGATGTATGGCCAAGTGCATTTGATCGATATCGTGCGCGGGTCTGAGAACGAAAAAATCCGCTCCACCCGCCACGATCAATTGCCGGTTTACGCAACAGGGGCAGATTTAAGCAAAAAAGCCTGGCAGTCCATCGTGCGCCAATTGGTTGCCGCAGGTCACATGAAAATCGATGTGACCGGACACGGGGGCCTGAGCCTGACGCAGAGCGGTCAAGCCTTGCTCAAGGGTGAAACTACCTTTGACTATCGCAAAGACTTGCTCACCAAAGCCGACAAGAAAACCAAAAAGACCAAGCGCGCCGAACCGCCTGCCGACTTGACGCAAGACGAAGCGTTGTTGTTGGAGCATTTGAAAAACCTGCGCACCGAACTGGCCCTGGAACGAAACGTCCCCGCCTATATGATCTTCGCCGACAAGTCGCTGGAAGACATGGCGCGCAAAAAACCCACCGACGAAGACGCGTTCGGGGACATCCACGGTGTGGGCGCGGCGAAGTTGAAAGAATTCTCCGCAGTCTTCACACAGCTGATCCAAGAACAAAGCTGA